The DNA region AGTTTGGGAAACTCTAGGAGAAAACTTGGAGTTCTCTTCCAATGGGAAATCAGTGAGTGTTGCATCACTATCACCCGAATTGATGCTGCTCACAACAATTATGTTCCACAACCTCTATCCTCTCTCAAACACTGGGTACATGAATCTCGGTCAGGTCTTATTCCTTCATGACCTGATCAATGATGAAGAGATTGATATTTGCTCTCATATCTTCCACATCTTGAGCAAAAATGCTGAGAGAATTTCCTTAAGGAACTTCCTTCCCTTCTATTGCcttatctcaaaaattttgaagctCAAAGGCTTTCATCCATTGGAAGATGAGTCCCCGTACCCACAGCAAAGTCCAATCAACATCCATACTCTCAATGCTAGCATCAGTCACACCCAAAAGGGAGCCAAGCAAGAGAGTCATGCTCCTCATGGTAGTTCAAGCTCTAGCTCACATCCCTATGATGAGAAGTTAGACAACATTATGTCATCTATCCAAGACATCAGTACTAAGCTATCCGGACTTGAAAACTATCATGCATTCACAACATATCCGTTTTGACACAAAGTTCACATCTCTCCAAACTCAATTGGACCAAATTCAAAGGAAgttagaggaagatgaagactAGCTATTACATGACAAAAAGGTGGAGATGGTtcatgatagggggagtgtaATGATAGGGGGAGAAAGAGCTAGATTGAAGGGGGAGCATTGGAGATCAAGATCAAAAGAGCAAGAAAAGCCTACATTTGATATAttgttttatgtttatatttacattgctttcttttaaagctttaaagtaCTCTAGtttaaatttcatttcatttttagtACTTGGTTTATGTATCcttgctttgtagcattttaaATACTTTTAGATTAATGCATACATTATCTTTAGCACTACACACTTGTGCCCTtattggatcttgtatccttgatgcaaATACCTTTTGTGTATTGCATTAGTTGTGTGTTGGAACACACTTGTGCCCTTATTAgatcttgtatccttgatgcaaATACCTTTAGTGTTTTGAATTGgttgtgtgttggacatgcaattgcTTTTTGCATTGCTCTTAATTGCATTGCATGTCTGTATGATCATTTTAAATGCTCATTATATTCACTCTTTAATGAATGTTCatgtttgatcaagttatgcttcatagTTTATATCTTGTTTAATTCCTTGattgcattttacttgttcctatacgtaccttgtattcaacttatcgcaagcttaatgaaagttttgtttgtgtgcgagTGTTTCAAGATACAGGTGTATACATGCAAGTGCTTTGCAACTTctagattaggtgtgagtgagttttacCACTGTTCCCAAGCTTatgtttaagtctagagtctgttttagGGGTTTTGTTATGAAATAGCCAAAATGgaagattgtaaagttgtgatttacaactattttatgttggctttaattccatgccaaatttgattgtaattttgttcaatcatgtttaccctgtattttatgtgggattttattgtatgggttgtgtgtgagGAGTGTAAAGACTCAAGCTTTTATTGAAGACCAATTGGATTTCGAGAGAAGCCTTTCCACGAAGTGAGCCATGTgcagagcacatgactggaatgcgaagagtcatgacagctGTTTTTCAAGAGTAATTCGTGGGTAAGgttatgatttacaactattttatgttggctttaattccgtgccaaatttgaatgtaattttgctcaatcatgtttaccctgtatttttatgtgggatttcattgtatgggttgtgtgtgagGATTGTAAAGACTTAAGCTTTTATTGAAGACCAATTGGATTTCGCGAGAAGCCTTCCCACGAAGTGAGCCACGTGTAGAGCACATGGCTAGAATGTGAACAGTCATGACAGCTGGTTTTCACGAGTAATTTGAgggtaatttacaactattttgtgttggctttaattccgtaccaaatttgattgtaattttgttcaatcatgtttaccttgtattttatgtgggatttcattGTATGGGTTGTGTGAGAGGAGTGTAAAGACTCAAGCTTTTATTGAAGACCAATTGGATTTCGCGAGAAGCCTTCTCACGAAGTGAGTCACGTGCAGAGCACATGGCTGGAATGCAAAGAGTCATGACAATTGGTTTTTGCAAGTAATTTGCTGGTAAGGCCTTCTCATGAAACGttatgtttttctattttggcaTATCTGCTACACCCTATCTCTactcacactatatataccctcattacccacatattgagaggagtgctttttagagagaaaactctagcatacacacttgagagttagagattgttatacccacaatcatctacacaattctttgtggttttcctcaaactcctacctctccatatccatatccttgagaggttgatagctcaaacacttaccacacccattttgaatgtaaagtgaggttttaatgttgttgggaagcattggaagaagccaagcgtTAGCGGATGCAATCAGACTGAATTGCGGGattcggaaagctagacaagacacgatttcgagaagccttgttggagtaggagcttggagagcttaggtgcattgggtaaattaggcttggaaggtctcttgctattcgtgtatcccaatttattgtctagtggatcgatttatcgcttggagggtggcagagaggtttttcgccaggtttttcgccgagttcttcagtttcctcttcgataacacattaccgtgttatcttgtgtttgcatccttctttactcttttagctttcattttattgttgatatctgttgaatatgacttagagtagttttattgtttgtttgctcaCATTTATTCTATTCTGcatttagtttaagttagagtaaaatcaaccaagccgtatttttaatttaggggtctaaacagctcttgtgttttaacgcaaatctgagctttcaaaTTTTTCGAacttgcatgatattgatgattAGTTATATAACCTAagacttttataatatatttaattaacaacttgactTTAAAATTGGTTAAATATAGTATTTTGATAGGGGTCTAGACCTAACAAAATCATTCCCAATAGAATTCTTTAATTCAAGATAACTATAAAGATTACTATATTTATAAAAGAAGGTATTAGGCTTAAGACATGGGAGGTGCTTAACTTCACAAACAGCCAAAGAGGACCCAATAGGCTAATAcacatttgatatatatatatatatatgtgtgtgtgtgtgtgtgtatgtgtgtgtatcttttaaaatatatatatttaataatatctTTTACATATTGACGTGGTGAGtggttattgataagtaaaaaaatagtatcaTTAATGGGCCCAAATTAGAATCagtaaaaatttgctaaatcaaaaatttgtaaaaataatgtaaaatagtttatggcTATAGGCAGTCATCACAAAACCCTCCATAAAACTAAGGAAAATGCTTaagctacaattttttttccctaatttcaaattgttgatgtggcgaggggttattacttattagtaaGCGAAAAGGTGATGTTAATGGTGAGCTCAAATGAGAACTAATACAAATTTGctacatcaacaatttgtaaaaatattataaaatagtttcaTCCAACATCATTGACTCATTGATTTAATCCTCACTACCTATAGCTTTGTCACCGCCATTCTGCGTTTGCCTCTCCTCTTTGTTGCTGCCCTTCGCAAGGTCATTGTGGTTAACGACCAATTACGTCTTGAAACGTTTATTTGGTACAAACAACAGTCATTTTCTCCAAGATTTATAGATctcaaatttcacaaattcttTTGCTTTGATCGCTTTGTTGGGGAAGAGCAACTGGAGTACCCATTGTTGGAACTATTCAATTGCTTCACATACGCACCAAAATTACATTAAGAAGAAAATGGCGCACTaagatttttagagagagagagggagagaatttTGGGCTGGTAGATGAGGGCTAGGATGGTGCAGAGTAATTAAAAACAACCATTATTATATTATGTACATGGTATAAACTTATAGTTAGCTACAATTATaatatcttctcaaaaataaaaaatacaagtataATAAATCTAATCCAATCTTgctatatttttaaagtttagatgTCTGAATTTACATACAACCATTGTTCAAAGTTTGGAGCAACACTTGATACGGTCAATCAATTTGAACTTTGGAGAAGGATTAGAACTCGGCAATGAGGTGCTGatgattatttttaaacaaaataataaaaaacaattaataagaAGTTTGACgtggaatatttttttttatttaattggtaATTGTTCATGCCATACCAATCGCACTCACAATAGTTTGTATGGAATTTTCATTCGAATAAATGGAAAAATTTTAGGTGTAGTTTGTTAAGGTGTTGTGCCTTCggatttttaattaaattaaacccATGACTATTCGGACCAATGCGAcacaaacaatatttttcatagaaaattaaaattaatataattaagtgTTGAATTCAAGTGGGAACTCAAGGAGCATCACCTAAGAAAGTATAACTGAGttttacataataaataaaaactataacattactctagtggtctcataaaaaaagaaaaaaaaaaaaaaaaagcattactCTATTGAGAGACGCCATTTTCAGCAATGAAAATAACATAGATTTTTAGTAAATTTCTTTGACAAGCCAGAAGTTGAACTACCTCTAGGCTAGCCTGTCTAGATAATATCTTTATTCACTACGATGCCATTCTCACAAATTTTTATTCACAAATCAAAATATTTGATCTTCACTAATTTTTTCTCTCgcattttatttatcaaattctCATTTATTAAAGTTTCGTAATACCAATGGTGATTTTTAAACTTGGTGAGAGATCAGCCAATATCTCAGCCCATACAAAATACAAATGCTGCTTGTTCCCTCTTTCGTATTCATACTGGCGTCACATCTTTTGTTGGCAGACAAGGTTGATTGAAATGGTTGAAAAAGTAAGAGGATTATGAATCCATGGAGAAAATGAGCATTTGTCCTTTTTGCCaaaaattttcagcaaaatgctCCATATTTGAAACTAGTTAAGgaaatgtaaaactcgatttttggacaattgagtttcaatttaaaacttgaatttcGGACAATCGAGATAtagcaaattaaaaaatttaaaaaaaaaaaaaaaaaattggtactcgagtaccatgtgaagtactcaagttcatggaactcgagtttcttgaaaaaattcaagtggaacttgagtttcatgAACTCAAGAACTTCACATGGTACTcgagtacccaaaaaaaaaaaaaatcctaagtccATGTTCACTATAACTCGATAtttcaaaaatcaagttttacatttgaaactcgatatttaaaaaatccagtttcaaaacagggatattttcctaattagtttcaaatgTGGGGCATTTtactagattttttaaaaagaaatagcaAAAGCCAATGTCTGtgcctaaatatatatatatataggcacaGACATTGATTCATAAACCTCTCACGTTCTCAACCACTTCAATCAACCTTGTCTgccaacaatatatatatatatatataaaagacatTGAGAATCATTAACCCACGTAGACTTAAAACTTCACAAATGACTAAGGAGCCCGTAAGGACTAATACACGTTTGAAGCGTGGCCTGTTTAAAACTACCTACAAAATTTAAGCAATACTAGTATACTACTTAGACCTATCCACGGGTCGGGTCGGATCAGGTTTAGGCTCAACCCGCATCCGATTCGACCAGATTGGGTGGACAAACTTTCAACCCGCCGCCGACCGAGAGGACGATCGGTTCGGACGGGTTGGAACAGCAACGAGTGGCGGTTGGTTTCAGTCGAAGTCGAGATCtggaaaatagagaaaaccggcgagaaaacaatgaaaatcaGTCAAAATCCTTTGAGATTTTGCCAGAACTAGAAAAGATCTCGACTAGATCTGGTGAAATCTCACCGGATCTAGCCAAAAACTTGACTAGATCTAGCGAAATCTTACCGGATGTAGccaaaaaaactcaaaagtcGTCAGACGATGAAAATCAGCCAAAATCTTTGGAGATTTCGCCGGAAATAGCAAAGATCTCGACTAAATCTGGTGAAATCTTGCCGGATCTAGCCAAGAACTCGACTAGATCTATCGAAATCTCACCGGATCTAGCCAAGATCTAGACAAAAAAACATCTCAAAACTCGTCGGATTTATCAAATATCACCGGAATATTTATAGGTCGGTTGGATCGGATTTCTCGAATTTTGAAGAAGGAGAACCGATGTCCGACCCGTCATAGTTGGGTTTTGGAGGAAGCAAACCATTGCTGACCGTCGGAGAAGTCGGTTCAGTCGGTGGCAGGTCGGGTGCGGTTGGTTGAGGCGGGTGGGTCAGGTCCCGCAATTGACTGAACAGCCCTAATACTACTAAACAAAAGGAACCatttacccccaaaaaaaaaaaaggaaccaaaTCTAGGGTGAGATTtgttcatattttaaaaacGTGGTAAGAGAACGAAAGGACAAGATTTAACACATTTGAAGTTCAGATTTTAAAAATGTGGTGTGAGTCGGATACTCGGAGCAGAACAACAACGACACACACAGGATGTGTAACGAGTGAAAGTGACGCTATAAGCTAGCTTCATGGATTTAAAGTTCATGCGTTTGGGATTAGCTTTGAAGCTAGTTATTTGCTTTTAAGCTTTTATGTACATTTTAtttaaacttcaattctttttattttttcaaagtacaaaTACACTTTAgcatattttcagcaaaaatctAATTAAGTTGTTTCCAAAAGAAGACCTCTCAAATTTTATAGCACaatttcttccttttatttaattttttttcctagttttaCCCGTAAACTTAAGTgtaatcttataaaaaaaatggaagtttAGACTTAGTGTATAAAAtacttgtgaatgtttagatacccaaacacaaattttccaaagcaatagatgtgcggaatatgaaatataagcaatatCCAATTTGGCAAACTACTTTAAGCCATATTTTAATCATAAGCATAGCAGCAATTAATGGTTAAAGGGTAAGGGAaggaaagatgcaaacacaagataacattggcacatgttattgaagaggaagcCGAAGAACTTAGAGAAAAatctctccgccgccctccaagcggtaaatgatccattagaaaatcagttgggctacatgaatagcaataaaccctccaagcctaatctacccgatacacctaagccctccaagcttcctGTATTGTATGTCGATCtgtgtcttctctagcttttcggatcccACAATAAGCTCCATATTGCATCCACCATCCTTGGCATCTTCTAATACTTCCCAAAGCTCcaaaaacactctcaacacTTTGAATGGGTATGGgtagtgtttgggtacaaatttcCTCTCCATGGGCATAATAATAGGAGAGGGACGaagaagagactacaaagatttctctctaagaatgaatagctctctctctaacaaaGTGGGTGTGTTATGAAAACCTCtattagggtttttctctcaatgGGTTTTCCCTCAATTTCTGtgagtaatgagggtatatatagtatgagtgaTGGGAAAATAAGTCACACTAAAAAATCCTCTAACCAGTGAAATTCATAGGTCACTCGTGGGTTGCCTGAGTAGCGAAATCCATTTGACACAACTAGCACATGACTCTTCAACTTTCACAACTGGCACTTGACTCTTCAGTTTcaagcatgtgcttctcatatGACTTTTAGCTATCTTGATCAAGTCTCCAccacttaatactaaacccattacaaataaatcccacaaaaatagaaggaaataaattcatgcaattacaacactttttgtcatggaataaaccAATACTAATGTTATGAGAAAAATCATAACTTaacactttttcctttttcaaagtACAAATACACTAGCATATTTTCAGGAAAAatctaaataagttgtttctaAAAGAAGACCTCTCAATTTTTATAGcacaatttctttcttttatttaattttttttcctagttttaCCTGTAAACTTAAGTATaatcttatataataaaaaaatataagttgtTTTCATTATcctccttattttttattaataatttgaaaGTTAGAAGAGAGGGAGATTTTTGAACCATGGATGTTTATGTTGGAAATTAGAAGGTGTCAACTAAGTTACAAGTCTTTTGGCATTTTTAGTTATCATTATTGTTTTGagaatttttgttaaaataaaaataagatgaaaaaaatgtatagaGAGTGGATACTAGAGATGACTAACATGGTTCCATCTAACAACCTACCTTTACAACAAGAATCATGACTTTGTTTGGTTAGGGGGATAGAAAAATGGAGGGACAGAAAATAGGGAGGGAAGAGAAAAGTGGggagaggagggggggggggtggaggaGGGGATAAAAGAGATTTTCGTTTTCCCTCATGTTGTTTGATTAGGGGTGAAAAAGTGGGGAAatagaaaactcttttgttttgttgaaaagaaaaataagatgacTGAAAATTTAGCCtgtaaaaatttacaattatattcctattagataaaacaaaaaataacagattatatttttattaaaaaaatatgcatgAATGGGaagttcattaaaaataaaaagcactAGAAATTCATGAACCCAAAAtcgtttactaaaaaaaataaaaaaccaaaactgatggaaaataagaaactaatagtggcaaaaaaaaaaaatcgaaactgatgagaggaaaaaaaaacccaaaacagtgggaaaaagtgaaaaaaaaaattcaaagaagaaaaaaaagtacaaaaatttcaataacCCAAAATTGTAACTATTAGACAAAACAATAAACTATGggaaaaataaaacccaaaatagctttaaagaaaaaatactcaaagaagaatgttggttgggtattttggtctgaaagttttctctccattttggggAGATTGAGTTTTAGTGGATCTAGAGAGaaaatgttaaattaccaattatcccaaaaacttaaattgttagaaaaatgatgaatttaattacttaaccataattctaacagaTAACACTCGGGCCCATCATTTTCTCCCTCTATTTTCCCTCCCAACCAAATACACCTCTTCCTTCTCTCCACTTTActctctttcattttctattgtccttatttttctttttaatattaagctatataacctttttttaatagaatgaaagtgtatttttaattaaatataattatataactaaACTTTAAGAAGTAAGCCTAAAGAATTACACTATTACTGTACTTAAATTTTGCTAAGAGACTAAATCtagtaaaatttaaaagtgaACATAAAGAATACCTAAGTTTTGCTATAAGAGACCAAATCCAGCAAAATTGAGATTTTGTGTCATTTTCAGTCTTTTCAGACTAAAAACTTCTCAACCCCTCTTCCGCTTTGAAGCTATGTGGCTTCAAGACCCCCAGTGTGCCGATATAGTCCAAGAAGCCTGGTATGAAGGTCTCTACAAGCCGGATGGTGCTTTAATCACCAACTGTCATGCTAGCTACCGTGACCGACTGACTGCTTGGAATAAACTTGAATTTGGCCACGTTGGAAAAACGATTGCGAGACTAAACCAGAAGCTTCAAGTCCTGGAACACCATCCTATCCGCAATGATACTGAAATCCAAGAGGTACGAGCGGCTTTAAACCGATGGCTAGATGCAGAAAATACAATGTGGCACCAGCGCTCGCGCAACTTATGGATCACTGATGGTGACCAGAACACTTCTTTCTTCCATCAGAAAGCATCTAATCGGAAAGTTCGAAATTCCATTTGAGGCATTTGTGATGCAATGGGGCAATGGCAGGAGGATGATCAAACTACTGAGACCATCATTCTGGAATATTTTGAGGCCATCTTTCGTTCAAATGGACCTACTAATAAATCTGTCCTGGTTGATGCGGTCCAACCTGTGGTCACAGAAGAGATGAATACCTCCCTCACTCGGCCTTTCACAGCTGATGAAGTCCACAAAGCTCTCAAACAGATGCATCCCAAAAAATCTCCTGGCCCTGATGGTCCGCCTCCTCTCTTCTTTCAACATTTTTGGTCTCTTACTAGTGAATGTGTCACACAAACTGTTCTGGATTTCTTGAAATCGGGAATTATTCCTCCAAACTTTAATGAAACACATATTGTTCTTATTCCAAAGACAAAAAATCCCACAAAAGTGACTCAATACCGACTGATAAGTCTCTGTAATGTTGTTTCTAGACTTACCTCCAAAGTCATTGCTAATAGATTGAAACGTTTCTTGCCCCGTATTGTAAGTGAAAACCAAAGTGCTTTTATGTCCAACCGTCTCATCACTGACAATATTATTGTTGCCGTTGAAATTATGCACCACCTAAATCAAAAAAGAAGTGGTAAGGTCGGTGAGATAGCTCTAAAACTTGATATGAGCAAAGCCTTTGATCATGTTGAGTGGGGATGCTTGGAGAAAATCATGCAAAAAATGGGTTTCAGTGACAAATGGGTGAAACATATGTTGCAATGTATTACATCCGTTACATATTCTGTTAGGATTAACGGGAAGCCCAGAGGTCACATAATCTCGTCTAGGGGTTTGAGACAAGGGGACCctatctccccctttttgtttcatttctGTGCAGAGGGACTCTCAGCTCTTCTAAATCATTCTACGGCTGCTAGCCAACTTCGGGGTGTATCGGCTTGCCCACTTGGACCGAAAGTCTCTCATCTATTCTTTGCTGATGACATCATAATTTTTTCCCAAGCAACTCTAGAGCATTGCAGCCATCTTGAGCATCTTTTAACTATATATGAGCAAGCCTCAGGCCAACAACTAAATAACGAGAAGACTGCTCTTTTTTTTAGCAAGAACACCCCACGGGACACACaggaagaaattaaaaattgctTTGGAGCAGAGGTGATTAGGCAGCATGAGACTTATTTGGGCCTACCATCTCTAGTGGGCAGATCAAAAAAACACACCTTCAGAGCTTTAAAGGAAAAGCTTGACAATAAACTCTCTGGCTGGAAAGAAAAGCTGTTATCCTAAGCAAGTAAAGAAGTTCTCATCAAAGCAGTCACACAAACCATTCCCACGTACACAATGAGCGTTTTCAAACTTCCAAATTCACTATGCGATGAACTGTTTGGGATAACTAGAAGATTTTGGTGGGGCCAAAAggaaggtaaaaataaaatggctTGGTTGAGTTGGAAAAAAATGTGCACGCCAAAGGAAAATGGAGGATTGGGTTTCCGTAACCTCAAGGCTTTCAATCTAGCTCTTCTAGCTAAACAAGGATGGCGTCTACAAATGAACTCCAACTCTTTGGTTCATAGAGTACTCAAGGCCCATGATTTTCCAAATACAGATTACCTACATGCTGAGTTAGGCGCAAAACCATCGTTTGCATGGCAAAGTATTTTTTCTGCTCAGCCTATGGTGCACGCGGGCTACCGTTGGCAGGTAGGAGATGGTAAAACCATTGGGGTGTGGACTGATCGCTGGCTGCCGAGACCCTCTACTTTCCGTGTCTTCACACCACCGACCTTACTGCCTGTAAATACAACTGTGGACTCCCTCATAGACCAAGAGAGTGGTGAGTGGAATCTCAACTTGATCCAccaggtttttctctctgatgATGCCACATCCATCCTTAGCATTCCTCTAAGTAGCCACAAACCTAAAGATCGCATGATTTGGGCTTTCACTCCAAGGGGGCATTTTACTGTCAACAGTGCATACAAAGTAGCAAGAACCATCACTCAACCATCTTCCTCACCCGAAACATCTCATGGCAATGAAAAGACCCGGTTTTGGCACCAAATTTGGAACCTCCACATACCCAAcaagataaaaatatttacgTGGAAAGCACACAATAACATACTTCCCACTAAAGCCAACCTTCATCATCGACGGGTTGTTGAGGACCCCACCTGTGATGCCTGCGCCTTAGCACCAGAAACGGTCGGTCACTTATTTTGGGATTGCTTTATTGCTAAGGAGCTTTGGACCCTCTCAGACATACCGCTAGAGAAAACCGGGATCAACCATAGGTCTTTCATGGACCTCATCTGGTATATGCTCTTCAAGCAACACACGAACACCATACTCATCGAACTAGTAGTCACAATAGCATGGAGTGCTTGGTTTAGTCGAAACAAAACTCGCCTGGGGGAAGCACGACAATCCCCGCAAGAAATCCTGAGGCGAGCTCGCTCTACACTACAAGACTATTAGCTTGCCCACCTAAGGCCCACTCAGTTCAAAGAAGCCAAGGATGGCCATTGGGTCCCACCCGCTTTTCCCTGGTACAAGGTTAACGTAGATGCCGCAGTCTTCTCCTAGCTCGGCATGATCAACATAGGTGTGATCATTCGGGACCATGTTGGGTCAGTCATTGCAGCCTTAAGCAAACGCCTCCCCCTTCCTTTAGATCCCTTGGAAGTAGAAGCTAAGGCAATGGATGAAGCCACTAGTTTTGCATGGGACATTGGCGTCAGCGATGTCATTTTTGAGTCAGATTCCACTACTGTTTGCCATGCGATGGAGAACCCCATAGATGCCCCGGTCTCCATCTCTACCGTGGTCTCAGGTTTTTGCTCAAAACTTCATGCGTTTCGTACCTTCCAATAGCACACGTGGGGAGACTGAGAAATAGACCAGCTCATACTTTAGCTGCTTATTTAAAGAgtcactacaagaaaactggcctattgcggcgggtgcgaaaactgccgctataggtcgcctattgcggcgctttttcgGCCTGCCGCTGTACatgagatctattgcggcgggtcaatgacccgccgcaatagacctaGTATATTGCGGCGtactattgcggcgggccagtgacccgccgcaatagacctgCTTTAGTAGCCTTCGGCTTAGATATAGCGGCGGGTCAatgacccgccgcaatagaccctGAAATTGCAAcgggcctattgcggcgggtgcaAAAACTGCCGCTATATGTTGTCTATTGCGGCGCGTTTTTGGCCCGCCGCAGTAGatgagatctattgcggcgttttttgtgaccgccgctataggtaaggtttttgtataaaatcaagtttttgtaatttacaataacgcataaaagatgagtttaaagatcaaatgataaattacatccgattggcatgaaaattggcatgcatgttaagaacatatagaaaatgtgatccaacggttggattttcaaaatatgaattcaacaataagttattggttggtgtaacagtttttagagttacatcaagtgtaacttgaacccaactctatatttcttaattcgatgtgaattttgacaaatctaccgttagattacattatcttcatatatttttcattcttacaaaatttcaaagtgatcaaagattaatagccatgtcatcaatcaattgtttgaattcaagtttttgtaattgaaaataacgcataaaggatgagtttaaagatcaaatggtaaattacatccgattggcataaaaattagcatgcatgttaagaacatatagaaaatgtgattcaacggttggattttcaaaatatgaattcaacaataagttattggttggtgtaacattttttagagttacatcaagcgtaacttgaacccaaccctatatttcataattcgatgtgaattttgacaaatttaccgttagattacattatcttcatatagttttcatgcttaaaaaa from Castanea sativa cultivar Marrone di Chiusa Pesio chromosome 6, ASM4071231v1 includes:
- the LOC142639847 gene encoding uncharacterized protein LOC142639847, whose amino-acid sequence is MWLQDPQCADIVQEAWYEGLYKPDGALITNCHASYRDRLTAWNKLEFGHVGKTIARLNQKLQVLEHHPIRNDTEIQEVRAALNRWLDAENTMWHQRSRNLWITDGDQNTSFFHQKASNRKVRNSI